One genomic window of Kaistia geumhonensis includes the following:
- a CDS encoding Hsp20 family protein, translating into MSRVSAFSSPLLLGFDEIERALDRVAKASGDGYPPYNIERIAKTDARDECLRITLAVAGFSRESLEVTVEENQLVIRGRQVDDRERVYLHRGIAARQFQKTFVLADGIEISSAELKDGLLAIDLIRPTPERIIRKIEIGVRD; encoded by the coding sequence ATGTCGCGCGTTTCAGCGTTCTCCAGCCCGCTCCTGCTCGGCTTCGACGAGATCGAGCGGGCCCTCGACCGGGTCGCCAAGGCCTCGGGAGACGGATATCCGCCCTACAATATCGAGCGGATCGCGAAGACCGATGCGCGGGACGAGTGCCTGAGGATCACGCTGGCCGTCGCCGGCTTCTCGCGGGAATCGCTGGAAGTGACGGTGGAGGAAAACCAGCTCGTGATCCGCGGGCGCCAGGTTGACGATCGCGAGAGGGTCTATCTGCATCGTGGCATCGCCGCGCGGCAGTTCCAGAAGACTTTCGTGCTCGCCGACGGCATCGAGATCAGTTCCGCCGAATTGAAGGATGGACTGCTGGCCATCGACCTCATCAGGCCGACGCCGGAGCGGATCATCCGCAAGATCGAAATCGGGGTCCGCGACTGA
- the lptB gene encoding LPS export ABC transporter ATP-binding protein yields MADRERGRQAEQDAYGEAIAEHRPVTRFAENAGGPGWLIARGLGKSYRRRRVVHSASLAVARGESVGLLGPNGAGKTTIFYMITGLVQADQGTIELDGHDVTHLPMYRRARLGVGYLPQETSIFRGLTVEQNIRAVLEVVEPDRRRREEELDSLLDEFRIAHLRKSPAIALSGGERRRCEIARALASRPAFMLLDEPFAGIDPIAVGDIQALVRHLTARGIGVLITDHNVRETLGLIDRAYIIHSGEVLMEGRPSDIVASPDVRRLYLGEQFTL; encoded by the coding sequence GTGGCTGACAGAGAACGCGGCCGGCAGGCCGAACAGGATGCCTATGGCGAGGCTATCGCCGAGCATCGCCCGGTCACGCGTTTCGCCGAGAATGCCGGAGGGCCCGGCTGGCTGATCGCACGGGGCCTCGGCAAGAGCTATCGCCGCCGCCGCGTCGTCCATTCCGCGAGCCTCGCGGTGGCGCGGGGCGAGTCGGTCGGTCTGCTCGGACCGAACGGCGCCGGCAAGACGACGATCTTCTACATGATCACCGGCCTTGTTCAGGCCGATCAGGGCACGATCGAACTCGACGGGCACGACGTCACGCATCTGCCGATGTATCGCCGCGCGCGGCTCGGCGTCGGCTATCTGCCCCAGGAGACGTCGATCTTCCGGGGACTCACGGTGGAGCAGAACATCCGCGCCGTGCTGGAGGTGGTCGAGCCCGACCGCCGCCGCCGCGAGGAAGAGCTCGATTCGCTCCTCGACGAGTTCCGCATCGCGCATCTGCGCAAGTCGCCGGCCATCGCCCTGTCGGGCGGCGAGCGTCGACGCTGCGAGATCGCCCGCGCGCTGGCGAGCCGGCCGGCCTTCATGCTGCTCGACGAGCCCTTCGCCGGCATCGACCCGATCGCGGTCGGCGACATCCAGGCGCTCGTCCGTCACCTGACCGCGCGCGGAATCGGCGTGCTGATCACCGACCACAATGTCCGGGAAACGCTCGGGCTGATCGACCGCGCCTATATCATCCATTCGGGTGAGGTGCTGATGGAAGGGCGGCCCAGCGACATCGTGGCGAGCCCGGACGTCCGCCGTCTTTACCTTGGAGAGCAATTTACGCTTTGA
- a CDS encoding Gfo/Idh/MocA family protein: MVDLPGTPAPRPVRWGILSTARIARQRVVPALGKSRSSVVAAVASRSLDSARAFAEPFGIAKAYGSYAELFDDPEIDVIYNALPNNLHLETTLAALAKGKHVLVEKPIGMNRAEAEAIKAAAGPLLVGEAFMIRHHPQWHAVGEIVASGRIGPVRAVQTFFSFLNVDPDNIRNRPETGGGAMLDIGCYAVASARLIFGSEPTRVFALIDRDPVMKTDRTDTILADFGDGRQFSAMLSTQSFRHQHVSIIGTLGRIEMPTPFSAPTDSEAMFGIDVRGPGELLETVTIAPVDQYAIQAEAFSRAVAGTGPWRYGTDDAIANMAVLDALFRSEQSGQWEAP; encoded by the coding sequence ATGGTTGATCTTCCCGGCACCCCCGCCCCCCGTCCCGTCCGCTGGGGCATCCTCAGCACGGCGCGCATCGCGCGCCAGCGCGTGGTACCCGCGCTCGGCAAGAGCCGGTCCTCGGTGGTCGCCGCCGTCGCCTCCCGCTCGCTCGACAGCGCCCGCGCCTTCGCCGAGCCCTTCGGCATCGCCAAGGCCTATGGCAGCTATGCCGAGCTCTTCGACGATCCCGAGATCGACGTCATCTACAACGCGCTGCCGAACAATCTCCATCTCGAGACGACGCTGGCCGCTCTCGCCAAAGGCAAGCATGTGCTGGTCGAGAAGCCGATCGGCATGAACCGCGCCGAAGCCGAGGCGATCAAGGCGGCGGCCGGCCCGCTCCTCGTCGGCGAGGCCTTCATGATCCGCCATCATCCGCAGTGGCACGCGGTCGGCGAGATCGTCGCCTCGGGCCGCATCGGACCGGTGCGCGCCGTGCAGACCTTCTTCTCGTTCCTCAATGTCGACCCGGACAATATCCGCAACCGCCCGGAAACCGGCGGCGGCGCGATGCTGGACATCGGCTGCTATGCCGTCGCCTCGGCCCGTCTCATCTTCGGATCCGAGCCGACGCGCGTCTTCGCCCTCATCGACCGGGATCCGGTGATGAAGACCGACCGGACCGATACGATTCTCGCGGATTTCGGCGACGGGCGGCAGTTCTCGGCCATGCTGTCGACGCAGAGCTTCCGCCACCAGCATGTCTCGATCATCGGCACGCTCGGCCGCATCGAGATGCCGACCCCGTTCTCGGCCCCGACCGACAGCGAGGCGATGTTCGGCATCGACGTGAGGGGCCCCGGCGAACTGCTCGAGACCGTGACCATCGCTCCGGTCGACCAGTATGCTATCCAGGCCGAAGCCTTCTCGCGCGCCGTTGCGGGGACCGGGCCCTGGCGCTACGGCACCGACGATGCGATCGCCAACATGGCGGTGCTCGACGCCCTGTTCCGCTCCGAGCAGAGCGGGCAATGGGAAGCGCCGTGA
- a CDS encoding ribonuclease D: protein MTIRLHRGDLPDLSRYGDSVAIDTETLGLNPHRDRLCVVQLSPGDGTADVVQIAAGQTEAPNLVRLLVDPAVTKIFHFARFDVAVLGKTFGITVAPVFCTKIASRLTRTYTDRHGLKDLVKEMLDIDLSKQQQSSDWGAETLSDAQLAYAASDVLHLHALRERLTERLAREDRSALAGACFDFLPTRAALDLAGWAEEDVFSHS from the coding sequence ATGACCATTCGCCTGCATCGTGGCGACCTGCCCGACCTGTCGCGCTATGGCGACAGCGTGGCGATCGACACCGAGACCCTCGGCCTCAACCCGCATCGCGACCGCCTCTGCGTCGTCCAGCTCTCGCCCGGCGACGGCACGGCCGACGTGGTTCAGATCGCGGCCGGCCAGACCGAGGCGCCCAATCTCGTGCGGCTGCTGGTCGATCCCGCGGTCACCAAGATCTTCCATTTCGCCCGTTTCGACGTGGCTGTTCTGGGGAAGACCTTCGGCATCACGGTGGCGCCCGTCTTCTGCACGAAGATCGCATCGCGCCTGACGCGGACCTATACCGACCGCCACGGCCTCAAGGATCTCGTCAAGGAGATGCTCGACATCGACCTCTCCAAGCAGCAGCAGAGCTCGGACTGGGGCGCGGAGACGCTGAGCGATGCGCAACTCGCCTATGCCGCATCCGACGTGCTGCACCTTCATGCGCTGAGGGAGCGGCTGACCGAGCGGCTGGCCCGCGAGGACAGGTCGGCGCTGGCCGGGGCCTGTTTCGACTTTCTTCCGACCCGCGCGGCACTCGACCTCGCCGGCTGGGCGGAAGAGGATGTATTCTCGCATTCGTGA
- a CDS encoding carbohydrate ABC transporter permease — MKRYALLALALVFLAIYLFPLYWMYLTAFKPSSETFTYPPSFWPHDPEWNFAKVFVDKKMATYLSNSLLIAVGTTAIVALFGTGCAYALSRVRSVWMDVILFLILMMQVLPSSLMATPIFVIFNQIGLIATPRTAVVLVQAAKVLPLYIVLTRTSFMQIPKELEEAARVDGATRFGAFMRIAVPLARNGILVTSVLIFLQSFGEYVYSRSLISEEALQTATVGLMNFMGPNTTDWNGIMTYAVIYVTPILFVFVLLQRKIVSGLTAGALK; from the coding sequence ATGAAGCGCTACGCCCTGCTCGCCCTCGCCCTCGTCTTCCTGGCGATCTATCTGTTCCCGCTCTACTGGATGTATCTGACGGCTTTCAAGCCGTCGTCGGAGACGTTCACCTATCCGCCGAGCTTCTGGCCGCACGATCCGGAGTGGAATTTCGCCAAGGTCTTCGTCGACAAGAAGATGGCGACCTATCTCTCCAACTCGCTGCTGATCGCGGTCGGCACCACGGCGATCGTCGCGCTGTTCGGCACGGGGTGCGCCTATGCGCTCTCCCGCGTGCGCAGTGTCTGGATGGACGTCATCCTCTTCCTCATCCTGATGATGCAGGTGCTGCCGTCCTCGCTGATGGCGACGCCGATCTTCGTCATCTTCAACCAGATCGGCCTCATCGCGACGCCGCGCACCGCGGTCGTGCTCGTGCAGGCGGCCAAGGTGCTGCCGCTCTACATCGTTTTGACGCGCACGTCGTTCATGCAGATTCCGAAGGAGCTGGAAGAGGCCGCCCGCGTCGACGGCGCGACCCGCTTCGGCGCCTTCATGCGCATCGCCGTTCCGCTGGCGCGCAACGGCATCCTCGTGACGTCGGTTCTGATCTTCCTGCAATCGTTCGGCGAATATGTCTATTCGCGTTCCCTGATCTCGGAAGAGGCGCTGCAGACGGCGACCGTCGGCCTGATGAACTTCATGGGCCCGAACACCACCGACTGGAACGGCATCATGACCTATGCCGTGATCTATGTGACGCCGATCCTGTTCGTCTTCGTCCTCTTGCAGCGGAAGATCGTCAGCGGGCTGACCGCCGGGGCGCTGAAGTAG
- a CDS encoding DUF1150 family protein: protein MSEARFVMTPENFAGLGSGQIAFVKAVGAEQIRDLFPGAPPLAPGQVFWALLDAAGAPLMVSDSREAVVMNAREHDLEAMSLH, encoded by the coding sequence ATGTCTGAAGCTCGTTTCGTGATGACCCCCGAGAATTTCGCCGGCCTCGGCTCCGGCCAGATCGCCTTCGTCAAGGCCGTCGGCGCCGAGCAGATCCGTGACCTGTTCCCCGGTGCCCCGCCGCTCGCCCCCGGCCAGGTCTTCTGGGCGCTGCTCGACGCGGCCGGCGCGCCGCTGATGGTGTCCGACAGCCGCGAGGCCGTCGTGATGAACGCCCGCGAGCACGACCTCGAGGCGATGAGCCTGCACTAG
- the ptsN gene encoding PTS IIA-like nitrogen regulatory protein PtsN — protein sequence MDLSDLISPDSIIPALKANGKKQALQELAERAARQTGLDERQIFDTLLQRERLGSTGVGNGIAIPHGKIRSLKRIHGVFARLAKPIDFESLDDQPVDLVFLLLAPESAGADHLKALARIARLLREPGLAAKLRASADQTALYAVLTGDATASNAA from the coding sequence ATGGACCTTAGCGATCTCATCAGCCCGGACTCGATCATTCCGGCGCTGAAAGCGAACGGCAAGAAGCAGGCTCTTCAGGAGCTTGCGGAGCGTGCCGCGCGCCAGACGGGACTGGACGAGCGCCAGATCTTCGACACGCTGCTGCAGCGCGAACGCCTGGGCTCGACCGGCGTCGGCAACGGCATCGCCATCCCGCATGGCAAGATCCGCTCGCTGAAGCGCATCCATGGCGTCTTTGCGCGCCTTGCCAAGCCGATCGACTTCGAGTCGCTCGACGACCAGCCGGTCGATCTCGTCTTCCTGCTGCTGGCGCCGGAAAGCGCCGGCGCCGATCATCTGAAGGCGCTGGCGCGCATTGCGCGCCTGCTGCGCGAGCCGGGCCTCGCCGCCAAGCTCCGTGCCTCCGCCGACCAGACCGCGCTCTATGCGGTGCTGACCGGCGACGCGACGGCCTCCAACGCCGCGTAA
- a CDS encoding LptA/OstA family protein — protein sequence MTSKTMRFCLAIALVAPLAVAAPAAFAQTTGEMFKGFQSDEKGPVNVEADALDVAEKDGQRVSTFAGNVTVTRGDSVLKASKITIFSNNDSPADGAKPAGSDVMPGAGSFTRIEASGKVYVNSGDQTATGDNGVVDMLAKKVTLSGNVVLSQGPNVITGDRLVWDMETGKARVDQKPGGRIRGVFTPGATPGAPGAAPAQPAPQN from the coding sequence ATGACATCCAAGACCATGCGGTTCTGCCTTGCCATCGCCCTCGTCGCCCCGCTCGCCGTCGCGGCTCCGGCGGCTTTCGCGCAGACGACGGGCGAGATGTTCAAGGGCTTCCAGTCCGACGAAAAGGGCCCGGTCAATGTCGAGGCCGATGCGCTCGACGTCGCCGAGAAGGACGGGCAGCGCGTCTCGACCTTCGCCGGCAATGTCACCGTCACGCGCGGCGACTCGGTGCTGAAGGCGAGCAAGATCACGATCTTCTCGAACAACGACTCGCCGGCCGACGGCGCGAAGCCGGCCGGCAGCGATGTCATGCCGGGCGCCGGCAGCTTCACGCGCATCGAGGCGAGCGGCAAGGTCTATGTGAATTCCGGCGATCAGACCGCCACCGGCGACAACGGCGTCGTCGACATGCTCGCCAAGAAGGTGACCCTCTCGGGCAATGTCGTGCTCAGCCAGGGGCCGAACGTCATCACCGGCGACCGTCTCGTCTGGGACATGGAGACCGGCAAGGCACGGGTCGACCAGAAGCCGGGCGGCCGTATCCGCGGCGTCTTCACCCCCGGCGCGACGCCGGGCGCGCCCGGAGCCGCTCCCGCCCAGCCGGCGCCGCAGAATTGA
- a CDS encoding DUF3833 family protein, translating to MDRRGFLLGIAASAPVALAGAAPVPAAKPDFFETVFEGLAIGRGRIRSGIVGLDRGFLVWTTGRHRGRDFELDQLFRFDDGKTDRRIWRFHRVAQGRWLGERQDLAGPATVWTEGGAVRLSYDILMRPAGRLAALRLHCEDRVTRLASGALLSRGTIHRLGLPVGTVEAHLIPRAGGAATSAPRRSAR from the coding sequence ATGGATCGCAGGGGATTTCTTCTCGGCATCGCAGCGAGCGCGCCGGTGGCTTTAGCCGGCGCGGCGCCGGTCCCGGCTGCGAAACCGGATTTCTTCGAGACGGTCTTCGAGGGGCTTGCGATCGGACGGGGCCGCATCAGGAGCGGCATCGTCGGGCTCGACCGTGGCTTTCTCGTCTGGACGACGGGCCGCCATCGGGGCCGCGATTTCGAACTGGACCAGTTGTTCCGTTTCGACGACGGCAAGACGGACCGCCGCATCTGGCGGTTCCATCGCGTCGCGCAAGGCCGCTGGCTGGGCGAGCGGCAGGACCTCGCGGGCCCCGCCACGGTCTGGACGGAGGGCGGCGCCGTGCGCCTCTCCTACGACATCTTGATGCGCCCTGCGGGCCGTCTCGCCGCTCTCAGGCTCCATTGCGAGGATCGCGTGACGCGTCTCGCCAGTGGCGCGCTGCTCTCGCGCGGCACCATCCATCGCCTCGGCCTGCCCGTGGGCACGGTCGAGGCGCATCTCATCCCGAGGGCCGGCGGCGCCGCTACTTCAGCGCCCCGGCGGTCAGCCCGCTGA
- the rpoN gene encoding RNA polymerase factor sigma-54, with product MSLSPKLEFRQTQSLVMTPQLMQAIKLLQLSNLDLISYVEAELERNPLLERDEREDGDDIVAGPGKASIESDGFAGDDAGGPPEAYAGERDGAEGEAGDWAEAGGGGSQADWLETRLEVSPDAIADRLDTDLSNVFPDDHGHAGGDPSPQPAFDPWASQPGRQQASSEDYNLEAFVAGEKSLADHLADQLGLAVTDPTRLLIGHALIDEVDEAGYIRADLGAIAERLGAPMALVEEVLATLQGFEPTGICARDLAECLALQLAEKNRLDPAIRALLDHLDLVARRDFAALKRVCGCNEDDIVDMLAELRALDPKPGASFGSAPVQPIVPDVMVRAAPDGSWLIELNTETLPRVLVNNSYLASVPRGSRPDAERAYLAECLQTANWLVKSLDQRAKTILKVATEIVRQQDGFLTHGVRHLRPLNLKTVAEAIGMHESTVSRVTSNKYMATSRGIFELKYFFTSAIASSEGGEAHSAEAVRHRIRTLIDAESADDVLSDDTLVKLLRDAGIDIARRTVAKYREALRIPSSVQRRREKQADLSANR from the coding sequence ATGTCGCTTTCCCCGAAGCTGGAGTTCCGGCAGACCCAGTCGCTGGTGATGACGCCGCAGCTGATGCAGGCCATCAAGCTGCTCCAGCTCTCCAATCTCGATCTCATCAGCTATGTCGAGGCCGAACTCGAGCGCAATCCGCTGCTGGAGCGTGACGAGCGCGAGGACGGGGACGACATCGTCGCGGGACCGGGCAAGGCCTCGATCGAGAGCGACGGCTTCGCGGGCGACGACGCCGGAGGGCCTCCGGAGGCCTATGCCGGCGAGCGCGACGGGGCAGAGGGCGAGGCCGGGGATTGGGCCGAGGCGGGCGGCGGCGGCAGCCAGGCCGACTGGCTGGAGACGCGGCTCGAAGTCTCCCCCGATGCGATCGCCGACCGGCTCGACACCGACCTCTCCAACGTGTTCCCGGACGATCACGGCCATGCCGGTGGGGATCCCTCGCCGCAGCCGGCTTTCGATCCCTGGGCGAGCCAGCCCGGCCGTCAGCAGGCCAGCTCCGAGGACTACAATCTCGAGGCCTTCGTGGCCGGGGAGAAGTCGCTTGCCGACCATCTCGCCGACCAGCTCGGTCTCGCCGTCACCGACCCGACCCGCTTGCTCATCGGCCATGCGCTGATCGACGAGGTCGACGAGGCGGGCTATATCCGCGCCGATCTCGGGGCGATCGCGGAGCGGCTCGGCGCGCCGATGGCGCTGGTCGAGGAGGTTCTGGCGACGCTGCAGGGCTTCGAGCCGACCGGCATCTGCGCCCGCGACCTCGCCGAATGCCTTGCGCTGCAGCTTGCCGAGAAGAACCGCCTCGATCCCGCCATCCGGGCGCTCCTCGATCATCTCGACCTCGTCGCCCGCCGCGATTTCGCCGCCCTGAAGCGCGTCTGCGGCTGCAATGAGGACGACATCGTCGACATGCTGGCCGAACTGCGGGCGCTCGATCCGAAGCCGGGCGCCTCCTTCGGGTCGGCGCCGGTGCAGCCGATCGTGCCGGACGTGATGGTGCGGGCCGCGCCGGATGGCAGCTGGCTCATCGAACTCAATACCGAGACGCTGCCGCGGGTGCTGGTCAACAACAGCTATCTCGCGAGCGTGCCCCGTGGCAGCCGGCCCGATGCGGAGCGCGCCTATCTGGCCGAGTGCCTGCAGACCGCCAACTGGCTCGTGAAGAGCCTCGACCAGCGCGCCAAGACCATCCTGAAGGTCGCCACCGAGATCGTCCGCCAGCAGGACGGCTTCCTGACGCATGGCGTGCGCCATCTCCGCCCGCTCAATCTGAAGACGGTGGCCGAGGCGATCGGCATGCACGAGTCGACGGTCTCGCGCGTCACCTCCAACAAGTACATGGCGACCTCGCGCGGCATCTTCGAGCTGAAATACTTCTTCACCTCGGCGATCGCCTCCTCGGAAGGCGGCGAAGCGCATTCCGCCGAAGCCGTTCGCCATCGCATCCGCACCCTCATCGATGCGGAGAGTGCCGACGACGTTCTCAGCGACGACACGCTGGTCAAGCTGCTGCGCGACGCCGGTATCGACATCGCCCGCCGGACGGTGGCCAAGTATCGGGAAGCGCTGCGCATTCCCTCCTCCGTCCAGCGCCGCCGCGAGAAGCAGGCGGACCTTTCCGCGAACCGCTGA
- the hpf gene encoding ribosome hibernation-promoting factor, HPF/YfiA family: MSLRISGKHIEISDSYRSHVEDRVNAVVAKYFDGGHSGRVVLERDGAGYRVDCSLHLDSGLILKAEGRGHEVYPTFEQAADRMEKQLRRYKRRLKEHHHESRVAEPDANYVVLAATPDSEEELAVDYSPMVIAEETQALRTMSVSGAVMAMDLADAPVVVFRHAGHGGVNIVYRRRDGNIGWIDPAQAGKGDSVRQ, translated from the coding sequence ATGTCTCTGCGCATTTCCGGCAAGCATATCGAGATCAGCGATTCCTATCGCTCGCATGTCGAGGACCGGGTCAACGCCGTCGTGGCCAAATATTTCGACGGCGGGCATTCGGGCCGGGTCGTGCTTGAGCGCGACGGCGCGGGATATCGCGTCGATTGCTCGCTGCATCTCGACAGCGGCCTCATCCTCAAGGCCGAGGGGCGGGGACACGAGGTCTATCCGACCTTCGAGCAGGCTGCCGACCGCATGGAGAAACAGCTCCGCCGCTACAAGCGGCGGCTGAAGGAACATCACCACGAGAGCCGCGTCGCCGAACCGGATGCGAACTATGTCGTGCTCGCCGCGACGCCGGATTCCGAGGAGGAACTCGCGGTCGACTACAGCCCGATGGTCATCGCCGAGGAGACGCAGGCGCTGCGCACGATGTCGGTGTCCGGCGCCGTGATGGCGATGGACCTCGCCGATGCGCCGGTCGTCGTCTTCCGCCATGCCGGCCATGGCGGCGTCAACATCGTCTATCGCCGTCGCGACGGCAATATCGGGTGGATCGATCCGGCTCAGGCCGGCAAGGGGGATTCCGTCCGTCAGTAA
- the lptC gene encoding LPS export ABC transporter periplasmic protein LptC, with protein MNTAPAGEDEDYGWFDQTRAEIDARYRAAQRHSARVRMLKILLPAISVFAVLGFVGYFYVMPRLPANFGAATIDVSNNSIVMEDPHVSGYLSGGRSYELKADRAEQSLANTKIVTLHNIGATIGMGKGETARIKAAAGTYYSDAERIVLDKQITFDTTTGIEGTLENADIDLKSGTMTSDKPLAFRSQGSEIRANGVSVHDRGQSISFSNGVKVTYSIPDESTPPRPGAAPSVTE; from the coding sequence ATGAACACGGCGCCGGCCGGCGAGGACGAGGACTATGGCTGGTTCGACCAGACCCGCGCCGAGATCGATGCCCGCTATCGCGCGGCGCAGCGGCACAGCGCGCGCGTCCGCATGCTCAAGATCCTCCTGCCGGCGATCAGCGTCTTCGCCGTGCTCGGTTTCGTCGGCTATTTCTATGTGATGCCGAGGCTGCCGGCGAATTTCGGCGCCGCCACCATCGACGTCTCGAACAATTCGATCGTCATGGAGGACCCGCATGTCTCGGGCTATCTGTCCGGCGGCCGTTCCTATGAGCTGAAGGCGGATCGCGCCGAGCAGTCGCTCGCCAATACCAAGATCGTGACGCTGCACAATATCGGCGCGACGATCGGCATGGGGAAGGGCGAGACGGCGCGGATCAAGGCCGCCGCCGGGACCTACTATTCGGACGCCGAGCGGATCGTGCTCGACAAGCAGATCACCTTCGACACCACGACCGGCATCGAAGGCACGCTCGAGAACGCCGATATCGACCTGAAATCCGGCACGATGACATCCGACAAGCCTCTGGCCTTTCGCTCGCAGGGCAGCGAGATCCGGGCCAACGGAGTGTCTGTCCATGATCGCGGCCAGAGCATATCCTTCTCGAATGGGGTAAAGGTAACCTATTCAATTCCCGACGAATCGACCCCGCCACGCCCCGGCGCAGCCCCCTCGGTGACCGAATGA